The genomic segment gtctgtctgctttaCCTCTGACTGAACCACCAACTCTCATCTTTACAGTTTGGTCCTTATCCAGTGGAACCAGCTGCAGCTGTGGGTGAACTTTCTACAAAATTGTGACCTTTAGAGTGAAGATGGGAAACCTCAGAGGACTGAGTGTCTTCATTTTTCTGACTCTTGTCGTCTTCACCACCGCCAGACCAAAATCAGGTCAGTCTGTCTGCCTTTACTAGGAGAAATATTAGGCTGTAAACATCAACTGAATGTCATCTTtaagtttttgacatttttgttactCACAGTGGGAACAAATCTTAATGGGACTCatgatttacattaaaatgacttttaaacAGTCAATTCACATTCCAGCTGCTATTCACTTCATGTTCATGGCCAGACAATAGAATCACTAAGGTGCTTAAACACTTTTTCATTGCGCACGTCTGTTCGAGACTAAAGAAAGATTCCATGAGTCCCACATGGCTTTTTACACTGACCACTGTGTCTCTCTGGTTGTTATTTCCAGTTTAAGCTCAGCTCCTGGGCTGAAACTCTGGATGCACATTAATCAAACAGTCCCATTCCAGCTTATAAATCTGCTACAAAAACATAGGCTCATCAAAAACTCATTCATGACTGCAGTGTGTTTGAACCATGATGATGTTACGACATGAAAGTGAGTCAAATATGAAAGATGAAAACAGATGCCCAGTGAAAGCTGGAGCCAGGGAAAAGTAAGGTTAGGTGTTGTAAGTCTTAAGTGAGCTTCCCAATGCTGCCTGGTCTGAAAATAATCTATTGTTTTATCAAACCTCACTCTAACAGTGTGGAGCAAATATTAGTTTGCAAATAAGTCTTATAATGAATTACTGATGTTGCAAACAGCAACTACTTTAAAAGAGTCTTATTGCAAATCACAAGTCAAATCAATATGTTATATCTATTTAAACAGTTTGAGATAAATTGTTGACGAAAATGGAAATCCAATATCGAATCAacgtcaaaaaacaaaatagcagaTTCCAGTTAAAAAAGCTCATACAAAGTGGTGGGAAATCTGATGATTATAAAATAAGGAGAAGAGTGAGGAAAATGTGAGCTAATTACAGTATTCTCATTGTAACTTTCTATAATAACTTTCAACTATTATAGTgtggttatttattttctcaatatCAAAGCCCTACTGCTCATAAAATCAAGCTGGCCAGCTGAAGTGGGCAGGAGAGGGACTCTGGAGATGAAAGGTCAAAATTTGCTGGTGCTCATTTATTCACATAGAATAAGTGTACTCACATATTTCCTGCTTTCGAGTTCAAGACATTAGTCATTTGTTCTATTAACTATCTTAACAGTGTTTTCTTGTGACCCATGTCTCAGGTCCTAATCAGAAATGTAAGTCTGGCCCGGTGGATCTAGTCTTCCTCATCGACAGCTCCCGCAGCGTAAGACCACATGAGTTTGAGACAATGAGGAAGTTCTTGATCGACATCCTGAACACACTGGACATTGGACTAGACACCACAAGAGTGGGAGTTGTTCAGTACTCCAGCCAGGTACTTTTTGCAGTCATCATCCAAACCATTTCCAGTTATTTTTTCATAGtgtacaaaaaatgtctttggtagtttatttaatttgtagaTCTTCTTTCAGATGAATTGTGAAAACTATGAGCAGTTTGCTTATGTTGCTGTCAACAGTCACCTTCTTTGTGCTCAGGTTCGCAGTGAGTTCTCCCTCAAGACACACAGCAAGCTGGAAAACATGGTGAAAGCCATCGATGAGATCGTTCCACTGGCTCAGGGCACCATGACAGGCCTCGCCATCAGATACCTGATGAATGAAGCTTTCAGTCCTGGACAGGGAGATAGGCCAAAGGTGTGCAAACTGCTGTCTGAAGTCAATTTGTTCCTATTTATTTGACAGGCTGATTTGGTTGAAGACCTTCACAACTGATACAAATGAGGtccaaaaattgtatttatcagaaaaataataaataaagtactAGAAATCTTAATTTTTTGACTAAACTTTGGGGAGTTCATCAATATTTTTGGTATGGAAGGCATAAAACTGTTATCTAAATTTAGCAATATAATATCTGTGATGTAAGAAAACATGCTCTTAGCAAAAGAGAGCTTACCAATAGTCAATTCAACGGTAGCGAGctaatgattttctttcttgttagGTCCCCAACGTGGCTGTGATTGTGACAGATGGACGTCCTCAGGACCGTGTGGCGGAGGTGGCGGCTGAGGCCAGAGAAAGAGGCATTGAGATCTATGCAGTGGGAGTGGCCAGAGCTGACATGACATCACTAAGAGCCATGGCCTCCCCGCCCTTCGAAGACCATGTCTTCCTGGTGGAGAGGTTTGACCTTATCTACCAGTTTGGACTGCAGTTCCAGGACAAGCTCTGTGGTAatactgctgaaaaaaaaaaaccatcgcACAAATGTGAAGTTTcaagaaaatgttctttaaacTGCTCTTGACCAAGTTAGGTTCAACACTTGATCTTTTCCTATTATTTCAGTACTTAgcataaactgtaaaaaaaatttttatatttttgctggAATGTAAAACTCTGACTCAGAACAATTTTGACTACCTTTGGAGCTCATAAATTACCTGAATTCTGGAATGACTTTCCAGAATTTCCCTGGATTTCAGatcatgttttcataaaaagtcCCATCTGAGCCTGGCCTTCACATTTAATTCAACAAATGGATTACAGTTTTTTGAAGTTATCTTGTAGCCAGCTATTGTGACAATGTCTTGCAGCTGGATTTAGCTGggtcaaaataacatttatgcaattgacaaacaataaatgtttaccctgaagataaaaaattcccatctctctgctaaatgttttcatatcctTCATACCAGACTATGTGTTTCCCTtcatatactgctcaaaaaaataaagggaacactttaagtgttaaacacctgtttaagtgttccctttattttttttgagcagtgtatttccACTTCCATCAGCTTTTCCAAACAGAACGGTTACTCTGAAAGTATATAGCAGTTTTATTAAATGGAAGAAAGGAGTAGAAAGTAACCTGGGATAATCTTTACACAAAAGTAATCAGggatttgatcaaaaatatattaaaaagggTGGAGTGAAGGTGATTAGGTGCTCAATGTACCTGTAGAGAAGTTATTATAATAGTATTATTTTATTGGCATAATATATTGCAGATTTTTGTAACAGTGACTGCAACAGTTCAACCAATAAAGCGTCAGAATTACAATATATTAGGTTAATTTAATATGCATGATAATGTCATCTCTAGATTTTGTATTGGACACATGTATTAGACTACATTGCAAAGCAAATAGTTCAGTTGTTATGATGAGGGTTGACTTTGGCCTGAACTATGCTGCAGGTATAGATCTGTGTCTGGAGTCTGAACACGGCTGTGAGCATCTCTGTGAAAGCTCCCCAGGATCCTACACCTGCCACTGCCTGCCTGGATACAGGCTCAATGCTGATGGGAAGACATGCTCAGGTAAAAATATTACCAAGCAAGAGACACACTTGCTTTTTCAGATCAagatagaatattttttatattcgTCCTGTAATTGCATCTGTGGAATAAATGCGTACTAAGTAACACATACAAGTACTCTAGAAGCAAAGCAAATATCATTTATTGGAGAAAGTACAACTGGCTATTCTACTAAAAGATCTGCTAAATGTCAAACTTGTAAATTTAATCTATgattttttcattatgtttctgtgtgtttgtttgtgtttgtcagcCATTGATCTGTGTGCCGAGGGAAAGCATAACTGCCAACAGATCTGCATCAGCTCACCTGGCTCTTTCACCTGTGACTGTAACCAAGGCTACCACCTGAATGACGACAAGAAGACATGCTCACGTTAgtctcacacactcacacaaaccTCACTGTCTTTACATGTTCCAGTGTGACACATGCAAAATAAACTGCtatttttagaataatcaaGATTTTGTTTGCATGAATTCAtgtcaaacaaatttttattgaaatggaaaattggtattttctaagttttgcttaaaaaaaatgttttattcagttgGGTAGTTTTACTTGTTTGAGTAAACTGTAAATGGAACTGTAAAAAGGATTTGAGTTCATCAAGCTGCCACAGTTGAAATCATTTTATGAATACTTGCAGTATTACTTGACCATTCAAGATTATATATGCTCCTGGAGAAAGTTCATGTTAGTTTAATTAGCTTTGAAATTAGTAATATTAGCCACTAAAGTGACAATAAATAGAATAGTTCCAGTATAACCCAAACCTGgattttgtttgtaattagCAGTGGACCATGCAGTTTGAAACATCAAATGGATTTAAAGCTCTAAATCAAATgctgaaatattcattttctGGCTGGCTTCATGCAAATCATAAATGCTTTGCTGAATTTCTCTTGCTTCTTGCTATAACTTGATGCAAACTCAAAATTATGCCAGGCTGTAGCAGCACTTGCCCTGTCCCTGTTAATCTGATGAAGTGAGGTTAAATGATGACAATTAACATTGTATAGCTGCCATTTCCATAAGCATTTGTTTGCGTTCCTAATACATTTCCACCACTCCACAAATGTTAGCAAACAACTtttcattattataattatCTTCTTGGCACAACACAATATACTATAAACAAGAAATCCAGTGTATTTGCATCTGGTATACTCTCACACTCATGTCAGAACCATCATGGCACTAACAACTATTACTTTTGAAAATATGTACTTCCTTAAAAGAAAGTTACATACAATTCAATCTGAAACCAATATGAACCTTTTGAACAGCaaatacagaatattttaaCAGCTATAAAACTCAGACATGCCCATCTGGTGTTTTTGTTCATGTGCATGTCCTCTTCACATGCACTCATTTACAGATGCATTGAGGCAAACACCTGGATCTCAGGAGTatttagacaataaaattaaGACAATGTAAGACGTTTTGGAAACCCAAGACTtaccacatttgtttttaagtcaCACAGATCTTCAAAGACTGAGTACCATGTAATTATTGttaagagaaaaatgtgttttcaatgaCAGATTGTCAACTATTCTGATTTATAACAACTGGAGTACAGGGGGTACTTAGAGGTTACTGATGATTGCATATGTGAAACAGATGATTAGATGTATTTTACCATGTTTGAGGGCTGTTCTCACAGTGtgttttcagttgaaaaaacaaacaaaaaaagcaagatTTAATACATGACCAATTTAACTCAATAAATGTGTATAATTTAGCCATTGACCTGTGCGCTGAGGAAAAACATGGCTGTGAACAAGTCTGTGTCTACATGGGTCCGGGCATCTTCACCTGCGACTGCAACGAGGGATACAGACTCAATGTGGACAAGAAGAGCTGTGCACGTTAGTCAATATTTCTAAACAATTCTTATATATAAAGATATGCAAATATgctcacataaaatcaacagattgAAGCtagtgtcatttttttaaaatgatttttttactATCTATAGATAGTTGAATACTGATACTGTATGAATGCAACTGTTTTTCACcatagctttaaaaaaatcaaattcagtGGATGACTCATCCAGATAATAATTAATAACTACcattttttaacaaagacaTAAAAGCCTGAATATTTAGATGAGCTCCTTTATATACCCTCCTTGTACCTATAATGTGTGAGACTGCAAaatatattgcttttattttattgtttgagaGTAAATTTCTCTACTATTGCTAAaggttttagaaataaatggtTACATAAGCGGTACATTTAACTTAAATGTTTACAATTTAGCCATTGACCTGTGCACTGAGGGAAAACATGACTGTGAACAAGTCTGTGTCTACTCGGGCCCCGGCATCTTCACCTGCGACTGCAACGAGGGATACAGACTCAACGGGGACGAGAAGACCTGCTCACGTTAGTCCGGCCCTCACAAAAATACACCTGCTTACACTTTTACAGATACACATATCTAGGGAAAAGGATTCAACAACAAAGTTAAACTTACTTATATTTTGCCCACTGTTAATTTTGAAACTTAGACTATATGCCACTGAACAGCTTCCACATGTCACTGTAATcgttgaaatgttttccaggaGAGTTTAAAGACATCACACTTATTTTACCTGAAAACATGTCACATACAGTTGTAATcaattttcaaaggaaaaatgCAAATCTCTTATTTAAGTATAGGAAATCCTATGACACATGGTGAGATAAGCTTTATTTAAGGGATTAAGTAGAAGTTATGAAATATTCAATCTGATACTGTTGTGAACTCAACAAAAATTAGACACTGGGATTTACAATATATCTTGATGCAAGCTTATGTAAATGACCTGTCTTGCAACTAAGATGgaatttgttttgcttcagtttgaaAACATGAATTATTATACTGCCAATTGAAAAAAAACCAGCTTAGATATACCACATATTATTTACTAGATTCAGCAAGTCcttcataaattatttcataataagAAATAGTTTGTGAAGGCTGataaaacagctgcagaaaacaaatttaattgaCTCAATGTTTGTTATTTAGCCATTGACTTGTGTGCTGAggaaaaacatgactgtcaacAAGTCTGTGTCTACTCGGGCCCCGGCATCTTCACCTGCGACTGCAATAAGGGATACAGACTCAACGCGGATGAGAAGACCTGCACACGTTAGTCGACCCACAGATTTTAACCTATACAATACAATCAACCCAGCTAATACATTTTATACTgttattatttatgaaaactataaattaaatttgaaaaactgtgtaaaaaatgtCAACCTGCCCTCATTTTATAGGCAAATTTGGAGCTGTGTCTTGACAACACAAAtttgagttttgattttttttttttaacttgaaaagTGCGAGacagttatatttatttcactttggttgtttttaaagacCAACAAGATAACTCAATTATTGTGTATAATTCAGCCATTGACCTGTGCGCTGAGGGAAAACATGGCTGTGAACAAGTCTGTGTCTACATGGGACCGGGCATCTTCACCTGTGGCTGCAACGAGGGATACAGACTCAATGTGGACGAGAAGACCTGCACACGTTAgtcagttttgtgtttctcaCAAAAAATACATAGGTTTTCAGACATTTGTAGAATTACACAAATCTGACAATGCAAAGAATTGCCTGCATTGTTTAAATCTGATCACAAGGTTGAAGATGTTTCTGCCCTTATTGTCCTGAAGTAAAATTTAAAGTCTACTATCAGGCTACTACACAGACTTCATATTTGAGTCAAATGGTGGATACGTTAATCAGGAAAGCTTTTCGACACGACATTTACCATCTGACATCATTTATCGCTCCAGCTGATATTTACTACTATTATTTAGAAAcacaatttttgcattttctcaaaaaagtgatccataattatttattaattaaatacttCCAAGAATATTATAATATTCTTATACAGGgatattataatatataataacagtgatattatatattataatatcCCTGTTATTGGGAGAATTTGTAGGATACTTTTCCAAGGACTGAGAGCTTTTGAGATCTTCCAAATGGTGGTTTACTAAATCTACTAATTTAGCTTTTACTTAAATACAGGGATTATTTGGAAGTTAGAAATTGCCATATgggaaacattgtttttacttgttggaactgtggaaacattttcaagtaatttgaaaatgtttaaataatgcTTAATGATTAACAAGTTTAACTCAATAAATGTGTGCAATTTAGCCATTGACCTGTGCGCTGAGGGGAAACATGACTGTCAACAAGCCTGTGTCTACATGGGACCAGGCATCTTCACCTGCGACTGCAACGAGGGATACAGACTCAGCGTGGATGAGAAGACCTGCACACGTTAGTCAGGCCATCACAGAAATACACACATATTCAGACATGTTTACATATACAGATCTATACATCATTCCTTTTGTTGATTATGTCTTACAACAAAGATAAAGTTTCTTTCCTCTTTCCATTATTTCTTAGGAAAGTATTACATATCTTTTGTTGCTTCCAAGATTTTTGTGCAACAATGAAAAGGTTTGTTAGGATAGTTAGCACACatcatgtttctattttttagtCTGTATGTTTGTGGTGCATACagactaaaaatgtaatttgttatCCTGGTAAAGATGAGCgtttaaatacttattttaaatcTCTCCTTGTGAAAtggtttctttatttcaaaactcTCTAAGTGATGAAAAATCACTTAGTATTTATATGAAAGGTTACATGCAATATCAATATcattacttacttacttacttactgcTTATCAAATGAGATCGCTAAAACTTTACCTTACAAAATTATGTGCAGGTACAATTAACACTGTCTAGAAGACAGTGTTATACAAGTAAATAACAAAGTAATACTTTCAGTATTTTATGTTTGGCAGATGATGTCATACTTATCTTGAAGTTGAAAACACAACTTTTCAAGAATCAGTTAATACTATTAAGTAATTTTCAGTAATGTTAGTTTATAGTGTGAGAAATTAGTTGGATTTCTAGTTCTAAAAATTCTAAATGTTTCACTATATAATTTGTTATATTAGCCAAGCTATCTGCTTAAATCACAAAATCAGTAGTCCCAAGCCCTGGACCTTGGGGcccactgtcctgcatgttttccttcctcAAATATTTATATGACCATCTTGGCATGCCATCAAGCTctgcagtaatttatttatgacCTAtcctttaaaagatttttacaaTCGGCCATATCTAAAACATATCAGACAGTTCATCCTGAGGATAAGGATTCGGGTCCACTGGCTTTGGTGTAACATCATTgtgctaaaaacaacaaaaattgtATGAGACACTTTAAAAGTAAGCTTTTAGTTAATATTACAGTCTTCAAAATAGCATCAGTTTAGTCCTCTTGATAAAAAATGCTTCACTTTAACTCTATAGTCTAGTTTTCCTGCtgttatttgctttaaaaaggccacactaacaaaaaaaacattcaacaggcatttttatttgcttttcttctttgatattttaatgCTCTGATTAGTTCTATGGCTGTTTTCTTCCCTGGTTCATTATTGGATTTTACATACATCAAATCCTGATCTTCATATAGCAATCCTCAATAAATGAGGATTGTCTTCCTTTGTTGTTATGTCTTGTCTTGTGTCTTGTTAACATGATGcttcttcagaagaaaaaagaaactgtacAAATACAAATGCCATGTTTGAGTAAGAAATGTCTTGTTATGTGTTTATTGACAACTTTACTTTGTCAGAAACATTATGGAAATATAGATTGGGAATTTAACTCAATAAATGTGTGTAATTCAGCCATTGACCTGTGCGCTGAGGGAAAACATGGCTGTGAACAAGTCTGTGTCTACTCGGGCCCCGGCATCTTCACCTGCGACTGCAACGAGGGATACAGACTCAACGGGGACAAGAAGACATGCTCACGTTAGTCAGGCCCCCACAGAAATACACACTGCCATATGTACATATTTACACAAATCCAAGGATAATGGGTATTATATCTTTCTAACAGCAAAGTTGgagttaattatttttctttaattattttgtgtaaaacgTAAAATATCTGATGCTGTTGCAAGGTTCAGTATTTCATGTTTGTCAAATTGGTCAAAATCAGCTAACTCACTAGTCTTTAAATATGATGATATAAATATAATTGGCCTTACATCCTTCTATCATCTACACACatacaagattaaatatttagatatacTGTAGGTATACTATCCAAGATGTTGCTCAATCTGACctttaaaaatccacaaaatagATGATCTAGAACATAAAACTGCCACTGTCAATATCTGAAAAAATACCTACCATAATGTTACTAGTGATACCATATAATTGTTCTTCCTTAAAATTTTACTAGAACATAAAAATGAGCAATGTGATAAAAACTTAGAGATAGGATCAGTAGACCAAGCTTTGATGCAGGTTTATTTGTCAATAATTTTATTGGTTAGCATGATTGGCAACATCCGAGACAACAGCCTACAAACACTAAGAGAGGGTTTTATTGAACATAAACTTTTCCAAGTTTCCATTTAATAATCAAGCCACGTTTTTCTAAATGTAATCATAAGATTAATTTCACCATCTTGGTAGAAAACTCTTTACATCTCTAACTACAGTTCTAGTCTGGcttcttgtttcattttatagAGACTTTACCATTCACTAAACaagaaaaagactaaaaaaatcTATCCTCCCCTCTGTCTTCTTCAATTGCTTTTTCTGTTAAATCTTACCATTACTGTTTTTCTTGATGCTTCTTGCTACATAATATTTAATTATACAAGGCTATTCTTTTTTTATAGGCAATGAAatcatatgtatttatttatgaataagTTTCAATTA from the Xiphophorus maculatus strain JP 163 A chromosome 20, X_maculatus-5.0-male, whole genome shotgun sequence genome contains:
- the matn4 gene encoding matrilin-4 isoform X3 is translated as MGNLRGLSVFIFLTLVVFTTARPKSGPNQKCKSGPVDLVFLIDSSRSVRPHEFETMRKFLIDILNTLDIGLDTTRVGVVQYSSQVRSEFSLKTHSKLENMVKAIDEIVPLAQGTMTGLAIRYLMNEAFSPGQGDRPKVPNVAVIVTDGRPQDRVAEVAAEARERGIEIYAVGVARADMTSLRAMASPPFEDHVFLVERFDLIYQFGLQFQDKLCGIDLCLESEHGCEHLCESSPGSYTCHCLPGYRLNADGKTCSAIDLCAEGKHNCQQICISSPGSFTCDCNQGYHLNDDKKTCSPIDLCAEEKHGCEQVCVYMGPGIFTCDCNEGYRLNVDKKSCAPIDLCTEGKHDCEQVCVYSGPGIFTCDCNEGYRLNGDEKTCSPIDLCAEEKHDCQQVCVYSGPGIFTCDCNKGYRLNADEKTCTPIDLCAEGKHGCEQVCVYMGPGIFTCGCNEGYRLNVDEKTCTPIDLCAEGKHGCEQVCVYSGPGIFTCDCNEGYRLNGDKKTCSPIDLCAEGKHDCEQVCVNMGPGIFTCDCNKGYRLNEDEKSCSAIDLCAEGKHDCEQICISAPGVFTCDCNKGFKLNRDKRTCTNMDMCNTVKHGCDYQCVNTPGSYHCICPEGQLLQDDGKTCGTCKSANIDLVLLIDGSKSVRPQNFELVKKFVNQVVDSLDVSAHGTRVGLVQYSSRVRTEFPLNMYHTAEDIKAAVMKVDYMEKGTMTGLALKHMLEYSFSEAEGARPASRNIPRIGLVFTDGRSQDDISEYAKKAKEAGITMYAVGVGKAVEDELREIASDPVEKHFYYTTDFSAINTIADNLKLNVCPAESLREVEVKDPCACENLVEFQQATMNRLDQFTQKLASMAARLEQLENQLLSRK
- the matn4 gene encoding matrilin-4 isoform X1 gives rise to the protein MGNLRGLSVFIFLTLVVFTTARPKSGPNQKCKSGPVDLVFLIDSSRSVRPHEFETMRKFLIDILNTLDIGLDTTRVGVVQYSSQVRSEFSLKTHSKLENMVKAIDEIVPLAQGTMTGLAIRYLMNEAFSPGQGDRPKVPNVAVIVTDGRPQDRVAEVAAEARERGIEIYAVGVARADMTSLRAMASPPFEDHVFLVERFDLIYQFGLQFQDKLCGIDLCLESEHGCEHLCESSPGSYTCHCLPGYRLNADGKTCSAIDLCAEGKHNCQQICISSPGSFTCDCNQGYHLNDDKKTCSPIDLCAEEKHGCEQVCVYMGPGIFTCDCNEGYRLNVDKKSCAPIDLCTEGKHDCEQVCVYSGPGIFTCDCNEGYRLNGDEKTCSPIDLCAEEKHDCQQVCVYSGPGIFTCDCNKGYRLNADEKTCTPIDLCAEGKHGCEQVCVYMGPGIFTCGCNEGYRLNVDEKTCTPIDLCAEGKHDCQQACVYMGPGIFTCDCNEGYRLSVDEKTCTPIDLCAEGKHGCEQVCVYSGPGIFTCDCNEGYRLNGDKKTCSPIDLCAEGKHDCEQVCVNMGPGIFTCDCNKGYRLNEDEKSCSAIDLCAEGKHDCEQICISAPGVFTCDCNKGFKLNRDKRTCTNMDMCNTVKHGCDYQCVNTPGSYHCICPEGQLLQDDGKTCGTCKSANIDLVLLIDGSKSVRPQNFELVKKFVNQVVDSLDVSAHGTRVGLVQYSSRVRTEFPLNMYHTAEDIKAAVMKVDYMEKGTMTGLALKHMLEYSFSEAEGARPASRNIPRIGLVFTDGRSQDDISEYAKKAKEAGITMYAVGVGKAVEDELREIASDPVEKHFYYTTDFSAINTIADNLKLNVCPAESLREVEVKDPCACENLVEFQQATMNRLDQFTQKLASMAARLEQLENQLLSRK
- the matn4 gene encoding matrilin-4 isoform X2, with protein sequence MGNLRGLSVFIFLTLVVFTTARPKSGPNQKCKSGPVDLVFLIDSSRSVRPHEFETMRKFLIDILNTLDIGLDTTRVGVVQYSSQVRSEFSLKTHSKLENMVKAIDEIVPLAQGTMTGLAIRYLMNEAFSPGQGDRPKVPNVAVIVTDGRPQDRVAEVAAEARERGIEIYAVGVARADMTSLRAMASPPFEDHVFLVERFDLIYQFGLQFQDKLCGIDLCLESEHGCEHLCESSPGSYTCHCLPGYRLNADGKTCSAIDLCAEGKHNCQQICISSPGSFTCDCNQGYHLNDDKKTCSPIDLCAEEKHGCEQVCVYMGPGIFTCDCNEGYRLNVDKKSCAPIDLCTEGKHDCEQVCVYSGPGIFTCDCNEGYRLNGDEKTCSPIDLCAEEKHDCQQVCVYSGPGIFTCDCNKGYRLNADEKTCTPIDLCAEGKHDCQQACVYMGPGIFTCDCNEGYRLSVDEKTCTPIDLCAEGKHGCEQVCVYSGPGIFTCDCNEGYRLNGDKKTCSPIDLCAEGKHDCEQVCVNMGPGIFTCDCNKGYRLNEDEKSCSAIDLCAEGKHDCEQICISAPGVFTCDCNKGFKLNRDKRTCTNMDMCNTVKHGCDYQCVNTPGSYHCICPEGQLLQDDGKTCGTCKSANIDLVLLIDGSKSVRPQNFELVKKFVNQVVDSLDVSAHGTRVGLVQYSSRVRTEFPLNMYHTAEDIKAAVMKVDYMEKGTMTGLALKHMLEYSFSEAEGARPASRNIPRIGLVFTDGRSQDDISEYAKKAKEAGITMYAVGVGKAVEDELREIASDPVEKHFYYTTDFSAINTIADNLKLNVCPAESLREVEVKDPCACENLVEFQQATMNRLDQFTQKLASMAARLEQLENQLLSRK
- the matn4 gene encoding matrilin-4 isoform X4; this translates as MGNLRGLSVFIFLTLVVFTTARPKSGPNQKCKSGPVDLVFLIDSSRSVRPHEFETMRKFLIDILNTLDIGLDTTRVGVVQYSSQVRSEFSLKTHSKLENMVKAIDEIVPLAQGTMTGLAIRYLMNEAFSPGQGDRPKVPNVAVIVTDGRPQDRVAEVAAEARERGIEIYAVGVARADMTSLRAMASPPFEDHVFLVERFDLIYQFGLQFQDKLCGIDLCLESEHGCEHLCESSPGSYTCHCLPGYRLNADGKTCSAIDLCAEGKHNCQQICISSPGSFTCDCNQGYHLNDDKKTCSPIDLCAEGKHGCEQVCVYMGPGIFTCGCNEGYRLNVDEKTCTPIDLCAEGKHDCQQACVYMGPGIFTCDCNEGYRLSVDEKTCTPIDLCAEGKHGCEQVCVYSGPGIFTCDCNEGYRLNGDKKTCSPIDLCAEGKHDCEQVCVNMGPGIFTCDCNKGYRLNEDEKSCSAIDLCAEGKHDCEQICISAPGVFTCDCNKGFKLNRDKRTCTNMDMCNTVKHGCDYQCVNTPGSYHCICPEGQLLQDDGKTCGTCKSANIDLVLLIDGSKSVRPQNFELVKKFVNQVVDSLDVSAHGTRVGLVQYSSRVRTEFPLNMYHTAEDIKAAVMKVDYMEKGTMTGLALKHMLEYSFSEAEGARPASRNIPRIGLVFTDGRSQDDISEYAKKAKEAGITMYAVGVGKAVEDELREIASDPVEKHFYYTTDFSAINTIADNLKLNVCPAESLREVEVKDPCACENLVEFQQATMNRLDQFTQKLASMAARLEQLENQLLSRK